In Labrus bergylta chromosome 1, fLabBer1.1, whole genome shotgun sequence, one genomic interval encodes:
- the LOC109988235 gene encoding suppressor of cytokine signaling 1, which produces MVRDNLDKSVVQSKEQNQASESQNQHPEEPEGPERRKSPETVEAESEEPTERQLDLLHWKKFNFEEESDTWRQPLSGADSECFPTHLRPFRSAAEYKLVKHTYRQLQHSGYYWGSMSMEEAHNKLSDTPLGTFLIRDSGQLDVFFTLSYQSEDGPTSVRVVLNNLLFSLFGSHRTFASIFFLLKFYTGSSCKLTLPYRKQRPERLKQMCRRALTNAYGAENISALPGLSCQDKDYVQAYPHLI; this is translated from the exons GAGACAATCTTGATAAATCAGTAGTTCAGAGCAAGGAACAGAACCAAGCATCTGAGAGCCAAAATCAACACCCTGAAGAACCTGAAGGACCTGAAAGAAGAAAGAGCCCAGAGACAGTTGAAGCAGAGAGCGAAGAGCCGACAGAGAGGCAGCTTGATTTACTGCATTGGAAAAAATTCAACTTCGAGGAAGAATCAGACACCTGGCGCCAG CCATTGTCTGGTGCTGATTCAGAGTGCTTTCCCACACACCTTCGTCCATTCCGCAGCGCGGCAGAATATAAACTAGTGAAACACACCTACCGGCAGCTTCAACACAGTGGATACTACTGGGGATCAATGAGCATGGAGGAGGCACACAACAAACTATCAGACACACCCCTGGGCACCTTCCTCATCAG GGACAGTGGCCAGTTGGATGTTTTCTTCACTTTGAGTTACCAAAGTGAAGATGGACCGACCAGTGTTCGGGTTGTGCTAAACAATCTGCTCTTCAGTTTGTTTGGAAGCCACAGGACTTTTGCTTcaatcttctttctgctcaaGTTCTACACTGGCTCATCCTGTAAGCTGACTCTTCCCTATCGCAAGCAGCGACCAGAGCGCCTGAAGCAGATGTGCAGGAGAGCTCTAACCAATGCATATGGTGCGGAAAATATAAGCGCTTTACCTGGACTCAGCTGTCAAGATAAAGACTATGTTCAGGCATACCCTCACTTAATATAG